The proteins below are encoded in one region of Haladaptatus sp. R4:
- a CDS encoding zinc-dependent alcohol dehydrogenase family protein has protein sequence MQAAIYRGPSDIRIEEISDPAIEKSTDAIVRITHTAICGSDLWFYRGHRDYEEGAPVGHEPMGIVEAVGDDVRSVEPGDRVFAPFSISCGECEFCRKGLHTSCANGDGWGGDNGGAQGEKVRATHADGTLVRVPDEYADDEAVLESLLPLTDVMGTGHHAAVSAGVEAGETAVVVGDGAVGLCGVLAARRLGAERIIAMGHHEDRLEIAEEFGATDVVSARGEEAVEEARELTYGGANHVLECVGAESSMETAAEVARPGGTIGYVGVPQGVETTGFLGTMFGKNVSLKGGVAPVRNYADELMADVLQGTPDPSPIFTKTVGLDGVPEGYRAMDERDAVKVMVRLDE, from the coding sequence ATGCAAGCAGCCATCTATCGCGGCCCGAGCGACATCCGAATCGAAGAAATCTCCGACCCCGCTATCGAGAAATCGACGGACGCAATCGTCCGCATCACCCACACCGCCATCTGTGGATCGGACCTCTGGTTCTACCGCGGACACCGCGACTACGAGGAGGGCGCTCCCGTCGGGCACGAACCGATGGGAATCGTCGAGGCGGTCGGCGACGACGTCCGTTCGGTCGAACCCGGCGACCGCGTGTTCGCGCCGTTCTCGATTAGCTGTGGGGAGTGTGAGTTCTGTCGGAAAGGACTCCACACGTCGTGTGCCAACGGCGATGGCTGGGGCGGTGACAACGGCGGCGCACAGGGCGAGAAAGTCCGTGCGACCCACGCCGACGGGACGCTCGTTCGCGTCCCCGACGAGTACGCCGACGACGAAGCCGTCCTCGAATCCCTCCTGCCGTTGACGGACGTGATGGGAACGGGACACCACGCCGCCGTCAGCGCGGGCGTCGAAGCGGGGGAGACCGCGGTCGTCGTCGGCGACGGCGCGGTCGGACTCTGCGGCGTCCTCGCCGCGAGACGCCTCGGGGCCGAGCGAATCATCGCGATGGGCCACCACGAGGACCGCCTCGAAATCGCCGAGGAGTTCGGCGCGACCGACGTCGTCTCCGCTCGCGGCGAGGAGGCGGTCGAGGAAGCGCGCGAACTCACCTACGGTGGTGCGAACCACGTCCTCGAATGCGTCGGCGCGGAATCTTCCATGGAGACCGCCGCCGAAGTCGCCCGCCCCGGCGGGACCATCGGTTACGTCGGCGTGCCGCAGGGCGTCGAGACGACCGGCTTTCTCGGAACGATGTTCGGGAAGAACGTCTCGCTCAAGGGTGGCGTCGCGCCGGTTCGGAACTACGCCGACGAACTCATGGCCGACGTGCTACAGGGAACCCCCGATCCATCACCGATCTTCACGAAGACCGTCGGTCTCGACGGCGTTCCCGAGGGCTATCGAGCGATGGACGAGCGCGACGCGGTGAAGGTCATGGTGCGACTCGACGAGTGA
- the alaS gene encoding alanine--tRNA ligase yields the protein MSQLEEEYRLDYFEENGFVRKECSECGAHFWTRDHDRKTCGEPPCEEYGFIDNPSFDETYSLAEMREAFLSFFEDNDHQRIDPYPVAANRWRDDMLLTIASIADFQPLVTSGETPPPANPLTISQPCIRMQDIDNVGKTGRHTMAFEMMAHHAFNAREDIDDPEQYAYEGEVYWKDQTVEYCDEFFESMGANLDEVIYIEDPWVGGGNAGPAIEVIYRGVELATLVFMSMEQDPEGEYEMKDGNRYSPMDTYIVDTGYGLERWTWVSQGTPTVYEAVYPDMIDFLKENAGIEHTDEEEELVHRASKLAGHMDIDEAEDMEAARDNIADKIGVSTTELVELLEPLEAIYAIADHCRTLAYMFGDGIVPSNVATGYLARMVLRRTKRLCDTAGVDAPLDELVDMQAERLGYQNRDTIRDIVRTEVEKYRETLEQGGRRVRRIAKRHAEEGKPIPTETLVELYDSHGLQPDMVEEIADEFGASVAVPDDFYSLVAERHDSGEAFEEEESEDDRFTDLPKTERLYYEDQYRTDFEAVVLDVFDREEGYDVVLDQTMFYPEGGGQPGDHGTLSTDEKTVQVSDTQIENGVVLHRTDEAVDKGAIVRGKIDAQRRRRLMRHHTATHIVVHAARQILGDHIRQAGAQKGTDSSRIDVRHYERIDRETAKHIELLANEIVMENTTVQQEWPNRHEAEEEFGFDLYQGGIPGGTNIRLIHVAEDVQACGGTHVRRTGDVGAIKLLNTERVQDGVERLTFAAGDAAIEATQETEDYLRTAADTLSVSPSEVPDTAERFFEEWKARGKQIEDLKEQLAEARASGAGGGEEIEVGGTTAVIQRIDTDMDELRATANAMVEDGKIAVIGSGADGAQFVVAVPDGVSVKAGEVVGELASLVGGGGGGPADFAQGGGPDADKLDEALESAPDVLQQVENA from the coding sequence ATGAGCCAACTTGAGGAGGAGTATCGCCTCGATTATTTCGAGGAAAACGGCTTTGTGCGAAAGGAATGCTCCGAATGTGGAGCGCATTTCTGGACGCGCGACCACGACCGAAAGACGTGCGGAGAACCACCGTGTGAGGAGTACGGATTCATCGACAACCCGAGTTTCGACGAGACGTACTCGCTGGCGGAAATGCGGGAAGCGTTCCTGTCGTTCTTCGAGGACAACGACCACCAACGGATCGACCCGTACCCAGTGGCGGCGAACCGCTGGCGGGACGACATGCTACTCACTATCGCTTCTATCGCGGACTTTCAGCCGCTGGTCACCTCCGGAGAGACGCCACCACCGGCCAACCCGCTGACCATCAGTCAACCCTGCATCCGGATGCAGGACATCGACAACGTCGGGAAGACGGGGCGACACACGATGGCCTTCGAGATGATGGCCCATCACGCGTTCAACGCCCGGGAGGACATCGACGACCCCGAGCAGTACGCGTACGAGGGAGAGGTGTACTGGAAGGACCAGACGGTCGAGTACTGTGACGAGTTCTTCGAGTCGATGGGTGCGAACCTCGATGAAGTCATCTACATCGAGGACCCGTGGGTCGGCGGCGGCAACGCCGGACCCGCTATCGAAGTCATCTACCGGGGCGTCGAACTCGCCACGCTCGTCTTCATGTCGATGGAGCAAGACCCGGAGGGCGAGTACGAGATGAAGGACGGCAACCGGTACAGCCCGATGGACACGTACATCGTGGACACCGGGTACGGCCTCGAACGCTGGACGTGGGTTTCACAGGGAACGCCGACGGTGTACGAAGCCGTCTACCCCGACATGATCGATTTCCTCAAGGAGAACGCGGGAATCGAACACACCGACGAGGAGGAAGAACTCGTTCACCGCGCCTCGAAGCTCGCGGGGCACATGGACATCGACGAAGCCGAGGACATGGAAGCCGCCCGCGACAACATCGCGGACAAAATCGGCGTCTCGACGACGGAACTCGTCGAGCTACTGGAACCGCTCGAAGCCATCTACGCGATTGCCGACCACTGCCGGACGCTCGCCTACATGTTCGGTGACGGCATCGTCCCGAGCAACGTCGCGACCGGTTACCTCGCCCGGATGGTACTCCGGCGAACCAAGCGTCTCTGTGACACAGCGGGCGTCGATGCACCGCTGGACGAACTCGTGGACATGCAGGCCGAACGTCTGGGCTATCAGAACCGCGACACCATCCGCGACATCGTCCGGACGGAGGTCGAAAAGTACCGCGAGACGCTCGAACAGGGCGGCCGTCGCGTTCGCCGCATCGCCAAGCGACACGCCGAGGAAGGCAAGCCGATTCCGACCGAGACGCTCGTCGAGTTGTACGATTCCCACGGACTGCAACCGGACATGGTCGAGGAGATCGCCGACGAGTTCGGCGCGTCGGTGGCGGTCCCGGACGACTTCTACAGCCTCGTCGCCGAACGCCACGACAGCGGGGAAGCCTTCGAGGAGGAGGAGTCCGAAGACGACCGCTTCACCGACCTGCCGAAGACCGAACGCCTCTACTACGAGGACCAGTACCGAACCGACTTCGAAGCCGTCGTCCTCGACGTGTTCGACCGCGAGGAGGGCTACGACGTCGTCCTCGACCAGACGATGTTCTACCCCGAAGGCGGAGGACAACCGGGCGACCACGGTACGCTTTCGACCGACGAGAAGACGGTACAGGTGTCGGACACGCAGATCGAGAACGGCGTCGTCCTCCATCGAACCGACGAAGCCGTCGATAAGGGAGCCATCGTCCGCGGGAAGATCGACGCCCAACGCCGTCGCAGGTTGATGCGTCATCACACGGCGACCCACATCGTCGTCCACGCGGCCCGCCAGATACTCGGCGACCACATCCGACAGGCCGGTGCCCAGAAGGGAACCGACAGTTCGCGCATCGACGTGCGCCACTACGAGCGCATCGACCGCGAGACGGCCAAACACATCGAACTGCTCGCCAACGAGATCGTCATGGAGAACACGACGGTCCAGCAGGAGTGGCCCAACCGCCACGAGGCCGAGGAGGAGTTCGGGTTCGACCTCTATCAGGGTGGAATTCCCGGCGGAACGAACATCCGCCTCATCCACGTCGCCGAGGACGTGCAGGCCTGCGGTGGGACGCACGTCCGCCGAACCGGCGACGTCGGCGCTATCAAACTCCTGAACACGGAGCGCGTGCAGGACGGGGTCGAACGACTCACGTTCGCCGCCGGTGACGCCGCCATCGAGGCGACACAGGAGACCGAGGACTACCTCCGAACGGCCGCCGACACGCTCTCGGTTTCGCCGTCCGAGGTACCCGACACCGCCGAGCGCTTCTTCGAGGAGTGGAAGGCCCGCGGCAAACAGATCGAGGACCTGAAAGAGCAACTCGCCGAGGCCCGCGCCAGCGGTGCGGGCGGCGGCGAGGAAATAGAGGTCGGTGGCACGACCGCCGTCATCCAGCGCATCGACACAGACATGGACGAACTCCGCGCCACCGCCAACGCGATGGTCGAGGACGGTAAAATCGCGGTCATCGGCAGCGGTGCTGACGGTGCGCAGTTCGTCGTCGCGGTTCCGGACGGCGTCTCGGTGAAGGCCGGAGAAGTCGTCGGCGAACTCGCCTCCCTCGTCGGCGGTGGTGGCGGCGGTCCCGCCGACTTCGCCCAGGGCGGCGGCCCCGACGCCGACAAACTCGACGAAGCGTTGGAGAGCGCGCCCGACGTGCTCCAGCAAGTCGAAAACGCCTGA
- a CDS encoding ABC transporter ATP-binding protein: MMPAIETDGLTKRFDDTTVVSNLELTVPSESVYGFLGPNGAGKTTTMRMLTTLTPPTSGTARVAGEPITDRDAVVSHIGYMPEEPPLYDELTAYEQLQYIAGLRGVDADDRIERLLDRFDLLDDANERVGTYSKGMKQKTALIQTVLHEPDVVFLDEPTSGLDPRAARTVRELISELTHDGMTVFLSTHILPVVEELADTVGVLYDGSLVAEDSPERLTHRAEEEQTLEDVFLDVTSEHPAAASVEQ; encoded by the coding sequence ATGATGCCTGCCATCGAAACGGACGGGTTGACGAAGCGGTTCGACGATACGACGGTCGTCTCGAACCTCGAACTGACCGTTCCGTCCGAATCCGTCTACGGATTCCTCGGTCCGAACGGCGCGGGGAAGACGACGACCATGCGAATGTTGACGACGCTGACGCCGCCGACGAGCGGCACTGCCCGCGTTGCCGGTGAACCCATCACGGACCGGGATGCCGTCGTTTCGCACATCGGTTACATGCCCGAGGAGCCACCGCTGTACGACGAACTCACCGCCTACGAGCAGTTGCAGTACATCGCCGGTCTCCGGGGCGTGGACGCTGACGACCGAATCGAACGGCTTCTCGACCGATTCGACCTCCTCGACGACGCGAACGAACGCGTCGGGACGTACTCGAAGGGGATGAAACAGAAGACGGCGCTGATCCAGACCGTCCTTCACGAACCCGACGTCGTCTTCCTCGACGAACCGACGTCGGGCCTCGACCCACGTGCGGCACGGACGGTACGCGAGCTTATTTCGGAACTCACCCACGACGGGATGACCGTCTTCCTCTCGACGCACATCCTCCCCGTCGTGGAGGAACTCGCCGACACGGTCGGCGTGCTGTACGACGGGTCGCTCGTCGCCGAGGACTCCCCCGAGCGACTCACCCACCGCGCCGAGGAGGAACAGACGCTCGAAGACGTGTTCCTCGACGTGACGAGCGAACACCCCGCCGCGGCGTCGGTGGAACAATGA
- a CDS encoding replication factor C small subunit, whose amino-acid sequence MSEADAESVPGRGTIWVEKYRPQTLDEVAGHDDITARLASYIEQNDLPNLLFSGQAGIGKTTCAVAIAKELYGDSWQSHFLELNASDERGIDVVRDQIKNFARHDPGAVDFQIIFLDEADSLTSDAQAALRRTMEQFSKRTRFIMSCNYSSKIIDPIQSRCAVFRFGPIPDDAVAEYIRYVADEEGIETTEDGIDALVYAADGDMRKAINALQAAAVMGEQVDEESVFVITSTARPEDIKEMVRHAIDGDFTRARSILDELLTERGMAGGDIIDQLHRSIWDFELEDEDAVRVLERVGEADFRITEGANERVQLEAMLASLSLN is encoded by the coding sequence ATGAGCGAGGCCGACGCGGAAAGCGTCCCCGGACGCGGCACCATCTGGGTCGAGAAGTACCGACCACAGACCCTCGACGAGGTGGCTGGTCACGACGACATCACCGCTCGACTGGCGAGTTACATCGAGCAAAACGACTTGCCCAACCTGCTCTTCTCGGGACAGGCGGGTATCGGCAAGACGACCTGTGCCGTCGCTATCGCCAAGGAGTTGTACGGCGATAGCTGGCAGAGCCACTTTCTCGAACTGAACGCCTCCGACGAGCGCGGTATCGACGTCGTGCGCGACCAGATCAAGAACTTCGCCCGCCACGACCCCGGCGCGGTTGACTTTCAGATCATCTTCCTCGACGAGGCGGACTCCCTGACCAGCGACGCACAGGCCGCCCTCCGCCGAACGATGGAGCAGTTCTCGAAGCGAACGCGGTTCATCATGTCGTGTAACTACTCCTCGAAGATCATCGACCCCATCCAGTCGCGGTGTGCGGTGTTCCGGTTCGGCCCGATTCCGGACGACGCCGTGGCGGAGTACATCCGCTACGTCGCGGACGAGGAAGGAATCGAAACCACCGAGGACGGCATCGACGCCCTCGTGTACGCGGCGGACGGCGACATGCGCAAAGCCATCAACGCCCTGCAAGCCGCCGCGGTCATGGGCGAACAGGTGGACGAGGAGAGCGTCTTCGTCATCACCAGCACGGCCCGCCCCGAGGACATCAAGGAGATGGTTCGACACGCCATCGACGGGGATTTCACCCGCGCACGCTCCATCTTGGACGAACTGCTGACCGAGCGCGGCATGGCGGGCGGGGACATCATCGACCAACTCCACCGCTCGATATGGGACTTCGAGTTGGAGGACGAGGATGCGGTTCGCGTCCTCGAACGCGTCGGCGAGGCCGACTTCCGCATCACCGAGGGTGCGAACGAGCGCGTACAGCTCGAAGCGATGCTGGCGTCACTGTCCCTGAACTGA